ATTCGGTATTTTTTTCGCAAGCACCGATCAATACATTTCCTTGGCAGCGGCGCGCACCGCCCGCAGCAGCAGGTCGGCGCCAGGCGACAGCAAGTGGTCGCGCTGGCGGATGATGCCGAACGCATCCATCTTGCACGGCAGCTCGATCGGCAGGATGCGCATCACGTTCAGCGACGCGTAGTACTGCGCCACCTCGAGCGGCATCACGTGCAGCGAATCGGTCTGCTGCAACAGGGCCGTGATCACCAGCATGGCCGTGGTATCGACCACGTTGGCCGGCGGTTCCAGCCCGGAACGGCGGAACATCATGTCGAAGCGGTAGCGCAGGATGCTGCCGTGCGGCGGCACGATCCAGGGCAAGGGCACGATGTCCTTGAGTTCCAGGCCCTTGTTGTCCAGCAGCGGATGGCCGGGGCGCACCACCGCGCAGGCCGGCTCCTCGGTCAATTCCTCGTAGATCAGGCCGGTGGTGTCGATGGTGTCGAAGATGCGCCCGATCATGAAGTCGAGCGTGCCGTGCTGCAGCTTGTCGAGCAGGACGTTGCTGGTTTCCAGCTGGATGCCGATGCGCAGCAGCGGCGCCTCTTCCTTCACCCGCGCCACCGCGCGCGGCAGCAGGGTCATCGCCGGCGTCATGATGACGCCGACCTCGACCTGCCCGGTCAGGCCGGCCTTCAGGGTCACGATGTCGTCGTGCGCCAGCGCCAGGCTCGTCAGGGCCATGCGCGCGTGGCGGATCATGGTCTCGCCGTAGATGGTCGGTTCCATGCCGCGCGGCAAGCGCTCGAACAGTTTGACGTCGAGCATCTCCTCCAAGTCCTTGATCTGCTTGGAGGCGGCCGGCTGCGTCATGTGCAGTTCGTCCGCGGCGCGGTGGATGTTGCGGTAGTCGTCGAGGGCGATCAGCAGCAGCAGCTGGCGCGTCTTGAGGCGCGCCTTGAGAAACCAGTTCGGGTTGGT
The genomic region above belongs to Massilia forsythiae and contains:
- a CDS encoding LysR family transcriptional regulator; translated protein: MDTTNPNWFLKARLKTRQLLLLIALDDYRNIHRAADELHMTQPAASKQIKDLEEMLDVKLFERLPRGMEPTIYGETMIRHARMALTSLALAHDDIVTLKAGLTGQVEVGVIMTPAMTLLPRAVARVKEEAPLLRIGIQLETSNVLLDKLQHGTLDFMIGRIFDTIDTTGLIYEELTEEPACAVVRPGHPLLDNKGLELKDIVPLPWIVPPHGSILRYRFDMMFRRSGLEPPANVVDTTAMLVITALLQQTDSLHVMPLEVAQYYASLNVMRILPIELPCKMDAFGIIRQRDHLLSPGADLLLRAVRAAAKEMY